A single Blattabacterium sp. (Mastotermes darwiniensis) str. MADAR DNA region contains:
- a CDS encoding carboxy terminal-processing peptidase, with product MIIPSSKFRNLKYIIIGFLFTFLLSFCSSNNTTTKEEEKHRIILKTIYQTLDLLHPSSIDIDDHFSQKVYQKYFENLDHQKRFFMQKDIDNLSCYREKIDEDWINGDPKFFNITMDFFYQRIKDVENFCLKILKKPFDFNKKEVFIPGEYKYFYPKNKQKWMEEWRKYLKYLTIMEIVSPLNNPKENIWKNPKKDIWRNIFMNKEEQSRKKVEENIREYFRKLKIRKKKDWFSMYVNTITSQYDPHTIYFSPKEKENFDFNMSGEIEGIGVELKEDKGYATIVKIIVGGPAWKSKKIEIGDKIIRVASNPNSEYKNITGMLLDNSIRLIRGKKGSKVKLTIQKKDGSIEEVILIRDTIEKKEIFAKSVTLLDDNNKDKYGLIHLPEFYFNPENKNGRNAAKDMRRIIQELKKENIQGLIVDIRNNGGGSLDTVVEIAGLFLGKVPIVQVGLSDRKKKKILKNKDPQVLWEGPLVILVNELSASASEILASAIVDYKRGIIVGSYQTYGKGTVQTFYPLNKFFFFNEELGYLKFTISKFYRVNGSSTQLKGVNSDIVIPNNISCSLKIMEKDQPNSMIWDRIDSLSFPFWKKDRGYLEKIKLKSINRIKKHHKLMTMDKTIQLLEKRFLNNKYVSLNWKDFYYETLKIKKINKEFETLKNCFNVYGLRAFPPRYKIVSKYKLEQKEWINNLLKDFHIAECVNILRDFKEIS from the coding sequence ATGATTATTCCATCTTCTAAATTTAGAAATTTAAAGTATATAATAATTGGTTTCCTTTTTACTTTTTTATTAAGCTTTTGTTCTTCAAATAATACTACTACAAAAGAAGAAGAAAAACATCGCATTATATTAAAAACCATATACCAAACACTTGATCTTTTACATCCTAGTTCCATTGATATTGACGATCATTTTTCACAAAAAGTATATCAAAAATATTTTGAGAATTTAGATCATCAAAAACGTTTTTTTATGCAAAAAGACATAGACAATCTCTCTTGTTATAGAGAAAAAATAGACGAGGATTGGATCAATGGAGATCCAAAATTTTTCAATATTACAATGGATTTTTTTTATCAAAGAATCAAAGATGTGGAAAATTTTTGTTTGAAAATTTTAAAAAAGCCCTTCGATTTTAATAAAAAAGAAGTATTCATCCCTGGAGAATATAAATATTTTTATCCAAAAAATAAACAAAAATGGATGGAAGAATGGAGAAAATATTTAAAATATTTGACTATTATGGAAATAGTTTCTCCATTGAATAATCCCAAAGAAAATATTTGGAAAAATCCAAAAAAAGATATTTGGAGAAATATATTTATGAATAAAGAAGAACAATCAAGAAAAAAAGTAGAAGAGAATATACGAGAATATTTTAGAAAATTAAAAATAAGAAAAAAAAAAGATTGGTTTTCTATGTATGTAAATACTATTACCTCACAATATGATCCTCATACTATTTATTTTTCACCTAAAGAAAAGGAAAATTTTGATTTCAATATGTCTGGAGAAATAGAAGGAATTGGAGTGGAATTGAAAGAGGATAAAGGATATGCTACTATTGTAAAAATCATTGTTGGGGGACCAGCATGGAAAAGTAAAAAAATAGAAATAGGAGATAAAATTATTCGAGTAGCAAGCAATCCAAATTCAGAATACAAGAACATTACAGGAATGTTATTGGACAACTCTATTCGTCTTATAAGAGGCAAAAAAGGGAGCAAAGTAAAATTAACAATTCAAAAAAAAGATGGCTCTATAGAAGAAGTGATACTTATTAGGGATACTATTGAAAAAAAAGAAATTTTTGCAAAAAGCGTTACATTATTGGATGATAATAATAAGGATAAATATGGATTAATACATTTACCAGAATTTTATTTTAATCCTGAAAATAAAAATGGAAGAAATGCGGCTAAAGATATGAGAAGAATTATTCAAGAATTAAAAAAAGAAAATATTCAAGGTCTTATTGTGGATATAAGGAATAATGGAGGTGGATCTTTAGATACTGTCGTAGAAATTGCGGGATTATTCTTAGGAAAAGTTCCCATAGTACAAGTTGGTCTTTCTGATAGAAAAAAAAAGAAAATATTAAAGAATAAAGATCCTCAAGTTCTCTGGGAAGGTCCTCTCGTGATCCTTGTAAATGAATTATCGGCTTCTGCATCCGAAATTCTTGCTTCTGCTATAGTGGATTATAAAAGAGGAATCATTGTTGGAAGCTATCAAACATATGGAAAAGGAACTGTTCAAACTTTTTATCCATTAAATAAATTTTTTTTCTTTAATGAAGAATTGGGGTATTTAAAATTTACCATAAGTAAATTTTATAGAGTCAATGGGAGTTCTACTCAATTGAAAGGCGTAAATTCAGATATCGTAATTCCAAATAATATTTCTTGTTCACTCAAAATTATGGAAAAAGATCAACCAAATTCTATGATATGGGATCGTATTGATTCTCTCAGTTTTCCATTTTGGAAAAAAGATAGAGGATATTTAGAAAAAATAAAGTTAAAAAGTATAAATCGTATAAAGAAACATCATAAATTAATGACCATGGATAAAACCATCCAATTATTAGAAAAAAGATTTCTAAATAATAAATATGTTTCTCTTAATTGGAAAGATTTTTATTATGAAACCTTAAAAATAAAAAAAATTAACAAAGAATTTGAAACATTAAAAAACTGCTTCAATGTATATGGATTACGAGCTTTTCCTCCACGTTACAAAATTGTTTCAAAATATAAATTAGAACAAAAAGAATGGATCAATAATCTATTGAAAGATTTTCATATAGCAGAATGTGTAAATATTTTACGAGATTTCAAGGAAATTTCATGA
- the gyrA gene encoding DNA gyrase subunit A, with the protein MGEKLISINIEDEMKSSYIDYSMSVIVSRALPDARDGLKPVHRRVLYGMYQLGIFSNNSYKKSARIVGEVLGKYHPHGDISVYDTMVRMSQKWTLRYPLIDGQGNFGSLDADPPAAMRYTEVRMKKISEEMLLDIKKGTVDMQLNFDDSLEEPTVLPTRIPNLLINGSSGIAVGMATNIPPHNLKETIKAICAYIDNNDISVEQIMEYIKAPDFPTGGIIYGYDGVKKAFHTGKGRIVLRAKVHLEEIHGRQCIVVDEIPYQVNKSEMINRTVELMKDGKLEGIYQIRDESDRNGLRIVYVLKQNIINTNVLLNNLFKYTSLQTYFNVNNIALVNGKPVQLNIKDLIQHFVDHRQSVIIRRTQYELKKYKNRIQTLIGFLTILDHLDKMIELIKDSKDHNEACDRLIQKFKLSKHQSKSILDIRLQSLTSLEIDKIKREHKELVKKIAFLENVLRQHSIRMRIIKKELLNIKDKYQDKRRTQIDYLGSEVNMEDLIEDEQVVLTISHAGYIKRTSLSEYKCQGRGGFGNRGAIARESDFFKHLLIATNHQYLLIFTEKGKCFWLRVYEIPEGSKISKGRAIQNMIHLQPDDKVNAYILTGDLTKNKYVKNHYVMMVTQKGMVKKTSLKHYSRPRKDGIKAIVIREGDSLLEAILIKGNSHIFIAVKSGKIIRFSEDKVRSTGRMSSGVIGINLTIPEDSVIGMICLEKEEKGQHLLVVSDKGFGKRSNLKDYRITNRGGKGIKTINITQKTGSLIAIKKVTDQDDLMIIKKSGIIIRIPVSDIRVMGRDTQGVKLINLKKNEEIADVEKVYNKQVV; encoded by the coding sequence ATGGGAGAAAAATTAATTTCTATTAATATTGAAGATGAAATGAAATCCTCCTACATAGATTATTCTATGTCCGTTATTGTATCCAGAGCTCTTCCTGACGCAAGAGATGGATTAAAACCTGTACATAGAAGAGTTCTTTATGGAATGTACCAATTAGGAATTTTTTCTAATAATTCCTATAAAAAATCGGCTCGTATTGTTGGAGAAGTACTGGGAAAATATCATCCGCATGGAGATATTTCCGTTTACGATACGATGGTTCGTATGTCGCAAAAATGGACTCTTCGTTATCCATTAATAGATGGACAGGGAAATTTCGGTTCATTAGATGCAGATCCACCTGCAGCAATGCGTTATACGGAAGTTAGGATGAAAAAAATATCTGAAGAAATGTTGTTGGACATAAAAAAAGGAACAGTGGATATGCAACTGAATTTTGATGATTCTCTAGAAGAACCTACGGTATTGCCTACACGTATTCCTAATCTTTTGATCAATGGGTCTTCTGGAATAGCCGTAGGAATGGCCACAAACATTCCTCCTCATAATTTAAAAGAAACTATAAAAGCTATTTGCGCATATATAGATAATAATGACATATCCGTAGAACAAATAATGGAATATATTAAAGCTCCAGATTTTCCTACAGGAGGAATTATTTACGGATACGATGGCGTAAAGAAAGCTTTCCATACTGGAAAAGGTCGTATTGTATTACGCGCAAAGGTTCATTTAGAAGAAATTCATGGAAGACAATGTATTGTTGTGGATGAAATCCCTTATCAAGTGAATAAATCAGAGATGATTAATAGAACAGTAGAATTAATGAAGGATGGAAAGTTGGAAGGAATTTATCAAATTCGTGATGAATCGGATAGGAATGGATTACGTATAGTATATGTACTGAAACAAAATATAATAAATACTAATGTTTTATTGAATAATCTATTCAAATATACTTCTTTACAAACTTATTTCAACGTTAATAACATTGCTTTAGTTAATGGAAAACCAGTTCAACTAAATATAAAAGATCTTATACAACATTTTGTGGATCATAGACAAAGTGTTATTATTCGTCGTACTCAATACGAATTGAAAAAATATAAAAATCGTATTCAGACTTTGATAGGTTTTTTAACAATATTGGATCATTTAGATAAAATGATTGAATTAATCAAAGATTCTAAGGATCATAATGAAGCTTGTGATAGACTTATTCAAAAATTTAAACTATCTAAGCATCAATCCAAATCCATTTTGGATATTCGTTTACAAAGTCTTACTTCTTTAGAAATTGATAAGATTAAAAGAGAACATAAAGAATTGGTGAAAAAGATAGCGTTTTTAGAAAATGTCTTAAGACAACATTCTATCAGGATGAGAATTATAAAAAAAGAACTTTTAAATATCAAAGATAAATATCAAGATAAACGTCGCACACAAATTGATTACTTAGGAAGTGAAGTGAACATGGAAGATCTTATTGAAGATGAACAGGTAGTCCTGACTATTTCTCATGCTGGATACATCAAAAGAACTTCTTTATCAGAATACAAATGTCAAGGAAGAGGAGGTTTTGGAAATAGAGGGGCAATTGCTAGAGAATCGGATTTTTTCAAACATCTACTCATAGCTACTAATCATCAATATTTACTTATTTTTACAGAAAAAGGGAAATGTTTTTGGTTAAGAGTCTATGAAATTCCAGAAGGATCAAAAATTTCTAAAGGAAGAGCCATACAAAATATGATTCATCTACAACCAGATGATAAAGTGAATGCTTACATATTAACTGGAGACCTGACAAAAAATAAGTATGTTAAGAATCATTACGTCATGATGGTAACTCAAAAAGGAATGGTTAAAAAAACTTCTTTGAAGCATTATTCACGTCCTAGAAAGGATGGAATCAAAGCTATTGTAATTCGTGAAGGAGATTCCTTATTAGAAGCTATCTTAATTAAGGGAAATAGTCATATTTTTATTGCTGTAAAAAGTGGAAAAATAATTCGTTTTTCAGAAGATAAAGTTCGTTCAACTGGAAGAATGTCTTCTGGAGTTATAGGTATTAATTTAACCATTCCGGAAGACTCTGTAATTGGAATGATATGTTTAGAGAAAGAGGAAAAAGGACAACATTTATTGGTGGTTTCTGATAAAGGATTTGGAAAAAGATCCAATTTAAAAGATTACCGAATTACTAATCGTGGAGGAAAAGGGATAAAAACAATAAACATCACTCAAAAAACAGGGAGTTTAATCGCTATAAAAAAAGTAACGGATCAAGATGATCTAATGATTATTAAAAAATCTGGAATTATCATACGTATTCCTGTCTCGGATATACGAGTTATGGGAAGGGATACTCAAGGAGTAAAACTGATAAATTTAAAAAAAAATGAGGAAATTGCTGATGTAGAAAAAGTTTATAACAAACAGGTAGTTTAA
- the aroB gene encoding 3-dehydroquinate synthase, with protein sequence MSLFETNIFFNEEAYNKLKNYLLNEVYPIENTFILVDHCTYIHCLPILLSHINLLERSNVIKIKSGEKEKNIYTCIKIWKDMENLKANRNSLMINLGGGVITDIGGFVASVFKRGVRFINIPTTLLGMVDASIGGKTGVNLESIKNEIGSFNPPEFLIIDPIFLKTLPEKELISGMAEMFKHGLIADKNFWIDMKNNKNNKWDDLIYQSILIKNKIVEKDPKEKGLRKILNFGHTIGHALESYFMDSKKKILHGIAIAMGMVYESWISHKINGLSIEDYQEIKSILSGMYPLKKISDSEMDQIFSIMEHDKKNEMNKIQFSLLKEIGICSYNCQVPYSLIKESFLQRN encoded by the coding sequence ATGTCGTTGTTCGAAACAAATATCTTCTTTAATGAAGAGGCTTATAATAAATTGAAAAATTATCTTCTTAATGAGGTGTATCCTATAGAGAATACATTTATTTTAGTGGATCATTGTACCTATATACATTGTCTTCCAATTCTTTTATCTCATATAAATCTTTTAGAAAGATCCAATGTCATTAAAATTAAGTCAGGAGAAAAAGAAAAAAATATTTATACCTGTATTAAGATATGGAAAGATATGGAAAATTTAAAGGCCAATAGAAATAGTTTAATGATTAATTTAGGAGGAGGTGTTATTACAGATATTGGTGGATTTGTAGCTTCTGTATTTAAAAGAGGAGTTCGTTTCATTAATATTCCTACAACGTTATTAGGAATGGTAGATGCCTCTATAGGAGGCAAAACGGGGGTTAATTTAGAATCCATTAAAAATGAAATAGGATCTTTTAACCCTCCAGAATTTTTGATCATCGATCCTATATTTTTAAAAACTCTTCCTGAAAAAGAATTGATTTCAGGAATGGCCGAAATGTTTAAACATGGATTAATAGCAGATAAAAATTTTTGGATCGATATGAAAAATAATAAAAATAATAAATGGGATGATTTAATTTATCAATCCATATTGATAAAAAATAAAATTGTAGAAAAAGATCCTAAAGAAAAAGGATTAAGAAAAATTCTTAATTTTGGACATACTATAGGTCATGCTTTAGAAAGTTATTTTATGGATTCTAAAAAAAAAATTTTACATGGGATAGCTATTGCTATGGGAATGGTTTATGAATCTTGGATTTCTCACAAAATAAATGGGTTATCCATAGAAGATTATCAAGAAATAAAATCTATTCTTTCTGGAATGTATCCACTTAAAAAAATATCTGATTCAGAAATGGATCAAATATTTTCAATCATGGAGCATGATAAAAAAAATGAAATGAATAAAATACAGTTTTCTTTATTAAAGGAAATAGGGATTTGCTCCTACAACTGTCAGGTTCCTTATTCCTTAATCAAGGAAAGTTTCTTACAAAGAAACTAA